A region of Neovison vison isolate M4711 chromosome 7, ASM_NN_V1, whole genome shotgun sequence DNA encodes the following proteins:
- the NLRX1 gene encoding NLR family member X1 — MRWGRYLPRASWGSGLGGALQSADERIPFLIHWSWPLKGKLPLGLPSAFVHHRGSSTGSSPTSRSRGKLFQGISASEAVECHRRNLAEWFSRLPREERQFGPTFALDTVHVDPVIRESTPDELLRPPAQLALEHQHPTAGLPPLSLSQLFDPDACGRRVQTVVLYGTVGTGKSTLVRKMVLDWCYGRLPAFELLVPFSCEDLSSLGSAPASLCQLVAQRYTSLKEILPLMAAAGSRLLFVLHGLERLNLDFRLAGTGLCSNPEKPEAPAAIIVNLLRKYMLPEASILVTTRPSAVGRIPSKYVGRYGEICGFSDTNLQKLYFQLRLNQPDCGTGAGGAGISATLAQRDSLVEMLSRNLEGHHQIAAACFLPSYCWLVCATLHFLHAPTPPGQTLTSIYTSFLRLNFSGETLDSTDPSNLSLMAYAARTMGKLAYEGVSSRKTYFSEDDVRGCLEAGLKTEEEFQLLHVFRRDALRFFLAPCVEPGHQGTFVFTVPAMQEYLAALYIVLGLRKTTFQRVGKEAAELVGRVGEDVSLVLGIVAKLLPLRALPLLFNLLKVVPRVFGRVVGKSREAVAQAMVLEMFREEDYYNDDVLDQMGASILGVEGPRRHPDEPPEDEVFELFPMFMGGLLSAQNRAVLAQLGCPIKTLDALENAQAIKKKLGKLGRQVLPPSELLDHLFFHYEFQNQRFSAEVLSSLRQLNLAGVRMTPVKCTVVAAVLGSGRHALDEVNLASCQLDPAGLHTLMPVFLRARKLGLQLNSLGPEACSALRDLLLHDQCQITTLRLSNNPLTAAGVAQLVEGLAGNSSLTHLSLLHTGLGDEGLQLLAAQLDRNRQLQELNVAYNGAGDRAALALAQAARDHPSLELLHLYFNELSSEGRQALRDLGGTVKGGARVVVSLTEGTAVSEYWSVILSEVQRNLNSWDRGRVRRHLDLLLRDLEDSRGATLNPWRKAQLLRVEGEVRVLLEQLGGSGT, encoded by the exons ATGAGGTGGGGCCGCTATTTGCCCAGGGCCTCGTGGGGCTCTGGTCTGGGAGGAGCGCTCCAGTCTGCAG ATGAACGAATCCCCTTCCTGATCCACTGGAGTTGGCCCCTTAAAGGGAAGCTGCCCCTTGGGCTCCCTAG TGCCTTTGTACATCACCGTGGAAGCTCAACAGGCAGTAGTCCTACGTCCAGAAGCCGTGGAAAGTTGTTCCAGGGCATCTCTGCATCGG AAGCCGTTGAGTGCCACCGCCGGAATCTGGCTGAGTGGTTCAGCCGGCTGCCCAGAGAAGAGCGCCAGTTTGGCCCAACATTTGCACTGGACACAGTCCACGTAGACCCTGTGATCCGTGAGAGCACCCCAGATGAGCTGCTTCGCCCGCCGGCACAGCTGGCGCTGGAGCACCAACACCCCACCGCTGGGCTCCCCCCACTGTCCCTGTCCCAGCTCTTTGACCCCGATGCCTGTGGGCGCCGGGTGCAGACAGTGGTGCTGTACGGGACAGTGGGCACAGGGAAGAGCACGCTGGTGCGCAAGATGGTCCTGGACTGGTGTTACGGGCGCTTGCCGGCCTTTGAGCTGCTTGTCCCCTTCTCCTGCGAGGACCTGtcctccctgggctctgccccAGCCTCTTTGTGCCAACTTGTGGCTCAGCGCTACACGTCCCTGAAGGAGATCCTGCCTCTGATGGCTGCTGCTGGGTCCCGCCTGCTTTTTGTCCTGCACGGCCTGGAGCGGCTCAACCTTGACTTCCGGTTAGCGGGGACAGGGCTTTGCAGCAACCCCGAGAAGCCAGAGGCGCCAGCTGCCATCATTGTCAACCTGCTGCGCAAATACATGCTGCCCGAG GCCAGCATTCTGGTGACTACCCGGCCCTCTGCCGTGGGCCGAATCCCCAGCAAATACGTGGGCCGCTATGGCGAGATCTGTGGCTTCTCCGACACCAACCTGCAAAAGCTCTACTTCCAGCTCCGCCTCAACCAGCCGGACTGTGGGACGGGCGCCGGGGGCGCAGGGATCTCGGCCACACTGGCTCAGCGGGACAGTCTGGTGGAGATGCTGTCCCGCAACCTGGAGGGGCACCACCAGATCGCCGCCGCCTGCTTCCTACCCTCCTACTGCTGGCTGGTGTGTGCCACCTTGCACTTCCTGCATGCCCCCACGCCGCCCGGGCAGACCCTCACCAGCATTTACACCAGCTTCCTGCGTCTCAACTTCAGCGGGGAGACGCTGGACAGCACTGACCCCTCCAACCTGTCCCTCATGGCCTACGCTGCCCGGACCATGGGCAAGTTGGCCTACGAGGGGGTGTCCTCCCGCAAGACCTACTTCTCTGAAGACGACGTTCGCGGCTGCCTGGAAGCCGGCCTCAAGACGGAGGAAGAGTTCCAGCTGCTGCATGTCTTCCGCCGGGATGCCCTGCGGTTTTTCCTGGCTCCATGCGTGGAGCCAGGGCACCAGGGCACCTTTGTGTTCACTGTGCCCGCCATGCAGGAGTACCTGGCCGCCCTCTACATCGTGCTGGGCTTGCGGAAGACGACCTTTCAGCGGGTGGGCAAGGAGGCGGCCGAGCTCGTGGGCCGTGTAGGGGAGGACGTCAGTCTGGTCCTGGGCATCGTGGCCAAGCTTCTGCCCCTGCGAGCCCTGCCTCTGCTCTTCAACCTGCTCAAG GTGGTGCCGCGAGTGTTTGGGCGCGTGGTTGGTAAGAGCCGCGAGGCCGTGGCCCAGGCCATGGTGCTGGAGATGTTCCGAGAGGAGGACTACTACAATGATGACGTCCTGGACCAGATGGGTGCCAGTATCCTGGGCGTGGAGGGCCCGCGGCGGCACCCGGACGAGCCTCCCGAGGACGAGGTCTTCGAGCTCTTCCCCATGTTCATGGGGGGGCTCCTCTCCGCACAAAACCGGGCCGTGCTGGCTCAGCTCGGCTGCCCCATCAAGACCCTGGATGCCCTGGAGAACGCCCAGGCCATCAAGAAGAAGCTGGGTAAGCTGGGCCGGCAGGTGCTGCCCCCGTCCGAGCTCCTTGACCATCTCTTCTTCCACTACGAGTTCCAGAATCAGCGCTTCTCCGCCGAGGTGCTCAGCTCCCTCCGTCAGCTCAACCTGGCGGGGGTGCGCATGACGCCTGTCAAGTGCACGGTGGTGGCGGCCGTCCTGGGCAGCGGGAGGCATGCGCTGGATGAGGTGAACTTGGCCTCCTGTCAGCTCGACCCCGCCGGGCTGCACACGCTCATGCCTGTCTTCCTGCGTGCTCGGAAGCTGGG CTTGCAGCTCAACAGCCTGGGCCCCGAAGCCTGCAGTGCCCTCCGGGACCTGCTGCTGCATGACCAGTGCCAAATTACCACCCTGCG GCTGTCCAACAACCCGCTGACGGCGGCTGGTGTGGCCCAGCTGGTGGAGGGGCTGGCGGGGAACAGCTCGCTGACGCACCTGTCCCTGTTGCACACGGGCCTCGGGGACGAGGGCCTGCAGCTGCTGGCCGCCCAGCTGGACCGGAATCGACAGCTACAGGAGCTGAACGTGGCCTACAACGGCGCTGGCGACAGGGCGGCCCTGGCCCTGGCACAAGCCGCCCGGGACCACCCTTCCTTGGAGCTGTTGCA ccTCTACTTCAATGAGTTGAGCTCAGAGGGCCGCCAGGCCCTGCGGGACTTGGGTGGCACTGTTAAAGGGGGTGCTCGGGTCGTGGTGTCGCTGACAGAGGGGACAGCAGTGTCCGAGTACTGGTCAGTGATCCTAAGTGAAGTCCAGCGGAACCTCAACAGCTGGGATCGGGGCCGCGTCCGCCGCCACCTTGACCTTCTACTTCGTGATCTGGAAGACAGCCGAGGGGCCACCCTTAACCCCTGGCGCAAGGCCCAGCTGCTGCGAGTGGAGGGTGAGGTCAGGGTCCTCCTGGAGCAGCTGGGAGGCTCTGGAACCTGA